A segment of the Bordetella flabilis genome:
CAACATGAGCGTGGGCGTGAACGCGACGCTCAAGCTGCTCGATATGGCCGCGCGCATCCTGAACTCCGGCTATGACGTCGAAGTGTTCGAGGCCCATCATCGCAACAAGGTGGACGCGCCTTCCGGGACCGCGCTGAAGATGGGTGAAACCATCGCGCAGGCCTGGGGAGTGGACTTGCCGGACGTGGCGACATGGACGCGCCACGGAGATACCGGTGTGCGCGAACCGGGCACCATCGGTTTCTCCGTCGTGCGCGGCGGGGATATCGTGGGCGACCACACGGTGTATTTCTGCGGCATGGGCGAACGCATCGAGATCACGCACCGCAGCAGCAGCCGCGCGACGTATGCCCAGGGCAGCCTGCGCGCGGCCGGCTTCCTGCGCGACAAGGCCAGCGGCCTTTTCGATATGCAGGCGGTGTTGGGGCTCTAGGAAGCGGCTAAGGCAATACGGGCTCGCGATCCAGGTCGACCCCGAAGCGCGCCTGGACGTCGGCGCGTATGGCATCGGCCAGGGCCAGGATATCGGCAGCCCGGGCCCCGCCCCTGTTCACCAGCACCAGCGCCTGGCGGTCGTGCACGCCCGCGGCGCCCATCGCGCGCCCTTTCCAGCCGCATTGGTCGATCAGCCAGCCGGCGGCAAGCTTGAAGCGGCCATCCGCCTGCGGGTAGGACACCAGGCCCGGATAACGCTGCTTGAGCGAGGCATGGCGACTTGCGTCGACGATGGGGTTCTTGAAGAAACTCCCCGCGTTGCCGACGACTGCCGGGTCCGGCAGCTTCTGGCGCCGGATCGCGCAAACGGCATCGAATATGGCGCGCGCGGATACCGCTTCGCCGCCCGCGAGCCCGGCATGGTGCGCGAGGTCGGGATATTCGAGGACGGGGCGCCAGGGCCGGGGCAACGCGAAGCGGACAGCGACGATCAGCCAGCGGCCTGGATCATCGTGCTTGAAGCGACTGTCGCGATAGGCAAACCGGCAGTCTGCCGCGGACAGCTCCACGCTCGCGCCGCGCACGATGTCCCACGCCGTCAGTCCCAGGAAACGCTGGTCCAGCTCGACACCATAGGCGCCGATGTTCTGCACCGGCGCCGCGCCCACCGTGCCGGGAATCAAAGCCAGGTTTTCCAGGCCATCCCAGGCCTGGCGCAGGCAGGTCGCGACGAAGCCATGCCAGCTCTCGCCCCCGCCGGCCTCGACGATCCACGCGTCGGCGCGCGCTTCCAGCAGGCGGATACCGGGGATGCACATGTGCACCACCAGGCCGTCCACCGTGGATGGCAGCACGACGTTGCTGCCGCCCCCCAGCACGAACACACGGGAATAGCGTTTGACCAGCGCGGACAGGCTGTCCAACTGCGCAAGGGAAGTCACGCGCACATAGGCCGGAGCCATGGCGGCCAGGCCGAAGGTATTCAGGGAGGTCAGGTCCGCCGGCATTGGCGTAAGTGTGTCGGCGTCTGGGCAAGACGCCGGAGGATTTGACATTGTATTTGGCAGCCGATATAGTTTCGTTCTTCGCTGATTTTACGCGAACACCCAAGCGGGAATAGCTCAGTTGGTAGAGCGCAACCTTGCCAAGGTTGAGGTCGCGAGTTCGAGACTCGTTTCCCGCTCCAGCATTCTGGCCCATGGACGTCCATTAGTTATATGGTCCATGGACCTTCGAAAAAGGCCGAAACTTCGCGTTTCGGCCTTTTTGTTTTCCACGTTCCGCCCTTGAACGCGTTAGCGCCACTATCAGCCGTCGGCAGCCTGCGGATACGAGCCCCGCTCGTGCCCAGCGCCGCCAACAACCCCTAGCGCTTGCGCGACCTGACCAACAATTCTGAACGGCCTATTACCTCTCGCCCCTTCTCGGGGCGAGCCGGCGTTGAAAGCCCTGCCTGCGCAATCGCCTCATCCAGTCCCCTGAAGGCGACGGGGCTCTTCGGGCTCCGTAGCGATGCCATCCCATCATTCCAGGCATGCACCATCTGCGTAGCCACGACATGCCACCGCCGCTCGTTCCTGGCCGCCTCGACCACTTCCCGCCCGACGTCCACCGCGGAATCGCACAAGCGCTCGACCATCTCCGCATACTGCTTCGGCGCAATGCCCAGCCTGGCCTTGAAGAAACGTTCCAAGCTCTTTCCCACAGCCCAGGCCTGCCGCCCATCGACGGACAACCCTGGCGGATTGGCGGCGTAGCGCGGATATGCCTGCGTGGTGACGAGGTCGTAGACCGGCGTATATGCAACGTCTTTCAAACTGGTGTAGTACAGCGCCACGTTCTTGGCATGGCAATCTGCATTACGCACCACATAGTTGGTCAGCAAATGCCAGCCAAACAACTCCAATTGCGTCCGCACATGCGCGGCAGGCACGTACACACGGGTCGAGTTCAACACCCGCTCCATCGTCGTCGCATACTTCTCGTGCGGCGGCAGTCCGAGCAAGCTGCACGCGTCTTCGACACCATGCGTGACCCTGCCCTGCCCATCCACGTCGAACCGGTCCACGACGAGCACGCGCCCATCCTCCGACATGCGTGTCCTGGCCACGGGCACGACATTCAAGCGCTCCAGCACCCGCATGGTATAGAACTCGTTGAAGCCGAGATAAGGAGTGCTGTCGTCCGATCCCTTGACGATGTGGCGGCCCGTGCGCAATGTGGACTTTCCCACGTCGGATGGGGACGTGCCAGCCCACTCTTCCGGGGCAATGAACTTGGGAACCATGCCGGAGATGGATGCCCGGGCATACCGGCGCACCAGGCTGGCGAAATGTGCCGCGGTGTTCTCCGCCTTCAGCAACTGCTCGACCTGCAACGGCTGCATGTCAATGCCGGGCACCCCGCCCTCGGGCGTGACGGTGACACGTCCGATCCCCATTCCACCCACCACGGCCAGCAGCGAAAGATCGGTGCCATCGAGCAGCGGACCGAACTCTTCGCGGATGACGCTCAGCAAATAACCTTCGGGAAGATTCTGACGAAAGAAGGGATGCAGGTCGCGCGGCCATCGCCAGGGCTCCGCGCGCACTGGCATCGTCAGGCTGACGAAGTAGGCCGGATCGGTGCCGGGCAGGTAACTCAAAACATACTCGTCGCGCTCCCGATAAAGCTTGGCAACCGTCCTCCCGCATACATGCACATCGAGTTTCATGGGCCGTCACCCCGCCGCTGCTCGGCCAGGATATCCTCGACGGTCCGGACGTGGCCCTGCTTGACGGGCTTGAGGTCATAGCCTGCGGCTTCTAAC
Coding sequences within it:
- the dapB gene encoding 4-hydroxy-tetrahydrodipicolinate reductase, which gives rise to MRIAIAGAGGRMGRMLIDAVLNHPDMALAVALDRSGSDQLGQDAAAFLGRDSGILITDDLDALAGADCLIDFTRAEGTLRHLAACVKHQVKMVIGTTGLDDAGRAAIEQASGHIAIVFAPNMSVGVNATLKLLDMAARILNSGYDVEVFEAHHRNKVDAPSGTALKMGETIAQAWGVDLPDVATWTRHGDTGVREPGTIGFSVVRGGDIVGDHTVYFCGMGERIEITHRSSSRATYAQGSLRAAGFLRDKASGLFDMQAVLGL
- a CDS encoding type II toxin-antitoxin system HipA family toxin, with product MKLDVHVCGRTVAKLYRERDEYVLSYLPGTDPAYFVSLTMPVRAEPWRWPRDLHPFFRQNLPEGYLLSVIREEFGPLLDGTDLSLLAVVGGMGIGRVTVTPEGGVPGIDMQPLQVEQLLKAENTAAHFASLVRRYARASISGMVPKFIAPEEWAGTSPSDVGKSTLRTGRHIVKGSDDSTPYLGFNEFYTMRVLERLNVVPVARTRMSEDGRVLVVDRFDVDGQGRVTHGVEDACSLLGLPPHEKYATTMERVLNSTRVYVPAAHVRTQLELFGWHLLTNYVVRNADCHAKNVALYYTSLKDVAYTPVYDLVTTQAYPRYAANPPGLSVDGRQAWAVGKSLERFFKARLGIAPKQYAEMVERLCDSAVDVGREVVEAARNERRWHVVATQMVHAWNDGMASLRSPKSPVAFRGLDEAIAQAGLSTPARPEKGREVIGRSELLVRSRKR
- the murB gene encoding UDP-N-acetylmuramate dehydrogenase, translated to MSNPPASCPDADTLTPMPADLTSLNTFGLAAMAPAYVRVTSLAQLDSLSALVKRYSRVFVLGGGSNVVLPSTVDGLVVHMCIPGIRLLEARADAWIVEAGGGESWHGFVATCLRQAWDGLENLALIPGTVGAAPVQNIGAYGVELDQRFLGLTAWDIVRGASVELSAADCRFAYRDSRFKHDDPGRWLIVAVRFALPRPWRPVLEYPDLAHHAGLAGGEAVSARAIFDAVCAIRRQKLPDPAVVGNAGSFFKNPIVDASRHASLKQRYPGLVSYPQADGRFKLAAGWLIDQCGWKGRAMGAAGVHDRQALVLVNRGGARAADILALADAIRADVQARFGVDLDREPVLP